In Erinaceus europaeus chromosome 10, mEriEur2.1, whole genome shotgun sequence, one DNA window encodes the following:
- the PSMG2 gene encoding proteasome assembly chaperone 2 has product MFVPCGESGPDLSGYTLLMPAVSVGNVGQLAIDLIISTLNMSKIGYFYTDCLVPVVGNNPYATAEENSTELSINTEVYSLPSKKLVALQLRSIFIKYKSKSFCEKLLSWVKSSNCAKVIVLSSSHSYHRNDLQLRSTPFRYLVTPSLQNTVQNQLMNLNWEEMEKSPRIPEINDSDTCIRIPGGGITKTLYEESCSREIPMAVLLKFVSEGDNIPDALGLVEYLNEWLHIIQPRSADPTTSALPWKMPSSWKLLFGSGLPPALF; this is encoded by the exons ATGTTTGTTCCCTGCGGAGAGTCGGGCCCAGACCTCTCGGGTTACACCCTCCTGATG CCAGCAGTATCTGTTGGGAATGTTGGCCAGCTTGCAATAGACTTGATTATTTCTACACTGAACATGAGCAAGATTGGTTATTTCTATACTGATTGTCTTGTGCCAGTGGTCGGAAACAATCCTTATGCAACTGCAGAAGAAAACTCAACGGAACTCAGTATCAATACTGAAG tATATTCACTGCCTTCAAAGAAGCTAGTGGCTCTTCAATTACGGTCCATTTTCATTAAG TATAAATCAAAGTCATTCTGTGAAAAGTTGCTTTCCTGGGTGAAAAGTAGTAACTGTGCCAAAGTGATCGTCCTTTCAAGCAGTCATTCGTATCACCGCAACGATCTGCAGCTTCGCAG TACTCCCTTCAGGTACCTAGTCACACCTTCCTTGCAAAACACTGTTCAAAATCAACTAATGAATCTTAACtgggaagaaatggagaaaagccCACGTATTCCTGAAATCAACGATTCCGACACTTGCATCCGTATCCCTGGGGGAGGCATCACAAAAACACTGTATGAAGAAAG CTGTTCTAGAGAAATTCCAATGGCAGTGCTGCTGAAATTTGTTTCCGAAGGAGACAATATCCCAGATGCACTAGGTCTCGTTGAGTATCTGAATGAATGGCTCCACATCATCCAGCCACGT AGCGCCGACCCCACCACATCTGCCTTGCCCTGGAAAATGCCAAGTTCTTGGAAATTACTCTTCGGCAGCGGTCTCCCACCTGCACTGTTTTGA